A genomic stretch from Asterias rubens chromosome 7, eAstRub1.3, whole genome shotgun sequence includes:
- the LOC117292455 gene encoding UNC93-like protein MFSD11: MANVMLYNVIVMGFSFMFLFTAFQTSSGIEQTVIESIDYDNPSEHFGGSGYYSQAIIYGVFAFSNWLAPSVVSLIGPRVTMLVSAVVYTGFIAIFLQLKIWSLYMMSVFLGFAAACIWTAQGNFLTINSTSETVGRNSGIFWAMLQCSLLFGNLFIFFEIGQTNTTHIEALQRQTIFIVLTSVSGIGVLMFLLLRNPKQHQDNSNQDIQVVSQDAEVKRGPLEALISAFKLLKKPHMLLLMVCFFYTGLELTFFSGVYGTSVGNTHLFGLKSKSYVALCGIFIGCGEIFGGATFGLLGNRTNKFGRDPIVLLGFITHIIAFYFCFINLPSEAPIKDVDVQGYFPPKLALALVTAFLLGFGDSCFNTQVYSILGYLFSKDSSPAFALFKFTQSLAAAIAFFYANQLMLQWQLLILVVFSVLGTLSFAMVEWTASRKFREGYESI, from the exons ATGGCGAACGTCATGCTGTATAACGTGATTGTGATGGGGTTTTCGTTTATGTTCCTCTTTACAGCCTTCCAGACCAGTTCAGGAATAGAG CAAACGGTGATTGAGAGCATTGATTATGACAATCCTTCGGAACATTTTGGTGGGAGTGGTTATTACAGCCAAGCCATCATCTATGGGGTCTTTGCTTTCTCCAACTGGTTAGCACCATCTGTTGTTAGCTTGATAGGACCTCGAGTTACGATGCTTGTTAGCGCTGTGGTCTACACTGGGTTCATTGCTATCTTCCTTCAACTCAAAATATGGAGTTTGTATATGATGTCAGTGTTTCTGGGATTTGCTGCAGCAT GCATCTGGACAGCTCAGGGTAACTTCCTGACCATTAACTCGACCAGTGAGACTGTGGGTCGTAACAGTGGAATCTTCTGGGCCATGTTGCAGTGCAGTCTACTCTTCGGAAATCTCTTCATCTTTTTTGAAATCGGTCAGACAAATACAACACACATAGAAG cACTTCAGCGGCAAACCATCTTCATTGTGTTGACATCAGTGTCTGGTATCGGTGTGCTTATGTTTCTACTGCTTCGTAATCCAAAACAACATCAGGATAACTCGAACCAAGACATCCAAGTTGTCAG CCAAGATGCTGAAGTCAAACGAGGTCCTCTTGAGGCATTAA TCAGCGCATTTAAACTTCTTAAAAAGCCGCACATGCTTCTGTTAATGGTATGCTTCTTCTACACTG GTCTTGAGCTGACATTTTTTAGCGGTGTTTACGGTACAAGTGTTGGCAATACCCACCTGTTTGGGCTGAAGTCTAAGAGTTACGTTGCCCTGTGTGGAATTTTCATTGGATGTGGAGAGATATTTG GTGGAGCTACCTTTGGATTGTTGGGGAACCGAACCAATAAGTTCGGTCGTGATCCCATTGTACTCCTAGGCTTCATCACTCATATCATAgctttctatttttgttttatcaacctACCCTCCGAGGCACCTATCAAAGATGTTGATGTACAAGGTTATTTTCCTCCAAA ACTGGCCCTGGCACTAGTCACAGCTTTCCTTCTAGGCTTTGGTGATAGTTGCTTTAACACTCAAGTGTATTCCATCCTGGGATATCTCTTCTCCAAAGACAGCTCCCCTGCCTTTGCACTCTTTAAGTTTACACAG TCACTTGCTGCAGCGATTGCCTTTTTTTACGCCAATCAACTGATGCTCCAATGGCAGCTGTTAATCCTGGTGGTCTTCTCCGTGTTGGGTACGCTCAGCTTTGCTATGGTAGAGTGGACAGCAAGCAGGAAGTTCCGAGAAGGTTATGAATCTATCTAG